The DNA segment ATAGTAAAGCGAAGGTGTCAACCTTATGGAAGCTAGTAGTACTCACATCTCACATATACTTCATGGTGTTAGTACTCACATACTACATGGAGTACAACATGGAGTAGTAAAAGCAAAGAAACCTTATTAGCCTTATTCTACATGGAGTATAGTACACCAATACCAAGAATTACTAGTATCAATTCAATCAAGCAGCAGGaatgaaggaagaagatgaacagtgcaCGGTGGAAATCATCAAGCTAAGCTTAAGCTAAAGAGAGAGGGTGCTTTCCCCCAAGCTCCTAACTGTTGGGAAGCTTCCAATCATTCTTGCTAGGAAACGAGTGTATTAATTGCTCATATCAAATGGCTCCCAAGAAGAGAAGCAAACAAGAGTCTAAAGGGTTCGCCTGCCTAATTTAAGCTAAGCTAGGCTCTAGAAGAAAACACATCAATTTATGCAACGAGATATCAAAGGGAGATCAGAAGCTAAGAATTCTCAAGAGATCGAGATCGACCAAAGCAATTGACAGTTGCAGCGAGTGAGATTGTAGTGGCGTTACAGCATGGCGGCGACGTTGGCcggacggccggccggcgaccggAGTGGGCACCGGTCACGGCCGCGGGTGGCCGTGGAAGAACGGCGTGCCGGCGGGGAACGCGCCGTAGGGCCCGGGCGTCGGGTACGGGTCCATCACCACAGCCGATGACACGATgatgttgccgccgccgccggagcctgcctcgccggccgcggcggtgctcggcgaGGACCCGTCGCCGGTGAGGCGGAAGTGGTActcgctggcgccgccgccgccggcgaccgccaGGGCTTCGGGGCCGACGTCGTGCAGGATGCCCTTGAACACGTGGCCGCCGATGCTGACGGCCGTCTGGTACGCGACCTCCGCCTCGGCCTGGTCGACCGGCCCCAGCCGCACGCACCGGAACACCGCCTCCGAGCTCACCTCCCGCGGGAACCTCTCCGCCACCGTCACCATCTGCTGATCTCCTGCACACCCAGCAGATCGATCAACGCGGTTAGATACAGCGCGCGCGCCATGGCTAAGCTAAGCTCTAGTATATACCTGAGGAGGTCgtcggggtggcggcggagggacGCGCGCGGGGGCGTTTGGTGGGGTCGCGAGAtgggccggcgccgccggcggtggcggcggcggaggcggcgagcgcggcgagctgCTGCTGGCGCTCGCGGCGCTTGGCGGCGGGGACCCAGGTGGACTTGACGTGGGTGGCGCAGGCGAAGCCCCGGCTCTTGCAGCAGGTGCGGCAGCGCATGTGGGTGCAGTCCTTCTTGGCCTGGTTGCCGCAGTCCTGGCagctgatgccgccgccgccgccaccgcccccgccgccgctcgaccgCATCCCgcgcgacgaggacgaggacgacgcccCCGCCAACGACGGCGCCGGGGGCGCGTCATCGGCGAAGCGGATGATGTTGGAGGCGTAGAacggctgctgctcctgctgctgccatAGCTGGAAGCTCCCGCCCCTCGTGGCGTACAGGaacgaggcggcgtcggcggggtgCACCGGCGGGACGGGCGGCGCCGGGTTGTCTCGGCTGTGGCTTCCTCCGCCTAGAGGGAACCCCGCCATGCGCCCAAATCCATAGGCGGCCGTACGTACCCCCGGctagggaagaagaagaagaagaagaagaagacgacgaccaccacgaagcagcagcagcagatcaaGAACCGATCAAGAAACCGAAACCTCTCTCTCGATCGTGTAGAccactagctagtagctagcacGCGCGGCCAGGAGGAGTTAATCCGCGGCGGCCGgatcagctcagctcagctcgctGCGCTGCCGCGAGTTAAGACGGTGAGGCGACAGAGAGGCCCTGCCACGCCGCCATGGAGCCTGCGCTCACCTAAGCTTCCATTTATTGCCtttgcctcctctctctctctctctctcgctctcgcttCGTATCGCACCGAGAGGAAAAgagatgtgtgtgtgtgcgcgtgaGTTGGAGAGGTAGCCAGCCACCAACACGCGCACACGGCAAcgcggctgcggctgcagctgctgctgctgctgcgagagagagaaagagagagtcgAGGGGAAAAGGCAGGGTACAGTTGCCGGCTGCCtcaccccactctctctctctcgttctgaATACGGTTAGCTGGTTGGaatgtactgtactgtactgtactgcaCTGCTACTAGCTGCATGCAGCATGCGACCCCGGGGTGGAGTTAATTGCCCGCGCCGTATGCATGCAGCGAGAGAGCATATGTTGGCGTGCTCCAGAATTCAGTTATTCCATGCCTCCCTTCCAACGCCATAGTCAGTGCGTAGTAATATTCAAAGCCAGCCAAGCTAGCCACGCCCATACGTATACGCGTC comes from the Oryza glaberrima chromosome 9, OglaRS2, whole genome shotgun sequence genome and includes:
- the LOC127783978 gene encoding protein SHORT INTERNODES 1, with product MAGFPLGGGSHSRDNPAPPVPPVHPADAASFLYATRGGSFQLWQQQEQQPFYASNIIRFADDAPPAPSLAGASSSSSSRGMRSSGGGGGGGGGGISCQDCGNQAKKDCTHMRCRTCCKSRGFACATHVKSTWVPAAKRRERQQQLAALAASAAATAGGAGPSRDPTKRPRARPSAATPTTSSGDQQMVTVAERFPREVSSEAVFRCVRLGPVDQAEAEVAYQTAVSIGGHVFKGILHDVGPEALAVAGGGGASEYHFRLTGDGSSPSTAAAGEAGSGGGGNIIVSSAVVMDPYPTPGPYGAFPAGTPFFHGHPRP